The genomic region TTCGGTGCCGGGGCGGGGCCCGGGACCACATTTCACATCCAAATTATCGTCCATTACGGGTCCGACGTGGCACCGAACCGTCGCCACCGGTCGTGGCCGTCGTCGACGTCATTCGTTTCAAATGTGAAACAGCACGCGTTGTGTGTCGTCCCAGTGGTGGTGTTCAATCAATGAACCTGCATGGAAGGATTTCAAAGTTTTTGACCagaaagttttgaaaaggtGTCTCAAGAGGTCAGAAAATTTATTAGTCGAAAGATTAGGTTTTATAGGTGATCAAACAAGTGAtcattttgaatcatttcctGTCAGTAAAATAAATCCTAGCAACAGCAAACTTACTTGTCACATCTTTATCGAACATTTGCGTCCGTAACCCACTGATTGCAACACACCTACGGCCACGCCGCACTTTTGTAGGCTAATGATAATAGCATCCgtgggtttatttttagctGCATTTTAATCCCCGGCACGTACATCAACCGGCCTAAGCACGGGACGGGGTACATTCCAAGAACATTCGGTAAAATGTTCtgggaagcgaaaaagaaaagcagcgGCGACTGGGGGGCTCGCGGGCCCTATGTTAATTTAACCATTGGCCACGACGATGTTGTTTTCGTCAAATTTTGATGAGGAAACCCAAAACCACAGGCGGTGGGCCCCCTCCGCGGAACGGAAGGATTTGATTGACCTTtcagcgaagaaaaaaaaacaatttgagaAAAGGTTCGAAGAGAGTTGAagtagagaaagagagggacaGAGTAGAGAGCAgtggtaggaaaaaaaggattccaACTGGGTCCAAACAATTGGGTCAATCGGAGAGGGGTGGAATGTGCGGATATGTTCGAAGGGGGCCAACTCTTCTGAGTCCTGAAGGACGACAAAATTCGTGGAACATTTACGATATGACCAAGGCACCGATCAATCGATTCCGATCCGATTTGATTTACTTTGGTTTGATACACATTCCGGCAGACTGTTGTTTCACTCTATTGTCCAGGAATATTGGAATTAAATGTatctttttattcgttttgtcCTTAGGATTTGTTTGTGGAATAGGAAATAAATTGCCGAAAtagtttttttcatgtttaaaaTCTTGCCATCCGTTTTTATAATCTCTGGTTTGGGGTTTAATTTTAACTTCACTCTTATCAATAATGATTGTTAAGTCCATATtgttgtcaaataaaaaaacctaatGTAATGAGTATTTTTCCGTATAAAAATGTGTCGTCTTGCTGGTCGTTACTCTCCTGGTTACAATCCCGACCCGACATGCAAACCCGACCACCATCAACACGATCCTGCGGGAGATAGCGAAGAAACGAACCTAGACGAAGgcatcccccctcccccacttatccttttttttcggttgctTGGCACAATTATCCTTCGCACTCAAACAATCCGCACCGCCCTTCCGCCATCAATCGCTATGGCCTGTGCCTTTGGATTTCGCCCGTTCCGTTTATTAAATCGATTCGAGGATTTGCCCGTCCTAGAAAATCCCTCGCGATGATCCTTTTATGAGGCGTGGGGAGGGGAAAGTGTGGGGGCGCTATAAACGTTACCTTAGGGTTCCGTTGCTTTGCAGCCGGaatatgtttatgtttctatGGTTCTGCCCTGTGGATTTTTGTGTACTGACCGAAAGCAAACCGTGCTTTTGCCTTCCCATTTGAAAATGGCAACCCGTACGGGACGGTTCTTCTTCCTCCATCGTCGAACAACAACGGTTCGAGAGTGACACTCAACGGAGGGAGGAGAGTCTGTGGATTTTTGGTAACGCCAGAGGGCAGCCTTTCATTAGCGATCGAATGTACATTACTCGaagtgtgttcgtgtgtgtgtttctgatAGTGTTACTTatcgttcttttttcttgcattGTTTTACAGAATGTTCCCGGATAATAGGACACACTCGCCTGACGACGACACCAGCaatagtagcagcagcagcaacgacgCCGTCggtgaccaccaccaccatcaccagcatcatcaccatcatcaccatcatcatctaaTTGCGCACGAGTCCGTCGACGAGGCGGATCTGATCGAGGAGGATACCGGACCGGGCAGCAACGGTGGCGCAGGTGGCATAACAATCGTCGGAGGTCACGTTACCGTGGAAACGTCGTCGCCCCTCGGCAGTCCGGTGGCGCGCGACAGCGAGGAGCTGCTGATCGACGGCGAGGGCGACGAATCCTCCACCCAGTCGTGCGGTTCGTCCTTCCGGGACGGTGGCAGCAGCCCGCGGCGGGAGCTAGGAGAAGGATACGTCAGCAACAGTAGTAACGGTGGCAGCGGCAACCGTGGCACACCGCACGGCTCCAGCATGGTGCTGTCGACGATACCGCTGGAAGtcgccaacaacaaccaccagcagcaacagcagctgatACTGCAGCCAAATAGCGCCACCAACATCCTacagcaccaccatcagcaactGCATGGTACCAATCTCTCGTTGAACAACAATAATACGAGCTTCAAGAatcacaacagcagcagcgtcgCGACGATCGGAACCGGTGGCAGTGTAAAGAACGTTcttatcagcagcagcaacagcaacaacagcaacagtacCAGTGGtaaccatcaccaccagctgctgcatcaacaacatcatcatccgcaacagcagcaacatcacaCGTACACCTTCCACATCGCGAACCACACGGCGGCGGTGGTCAGTAGTAACGGTGCGGGCACAACCACCAACGGTGGTGGCAGCAGCAACCACTACCACCAGACGGTTGCCCCGGCAACGGCCAACAACAGTGgcgcaccatcagcagcagcagcagcagcagtagtcaGCAGCAGCGCCTCCACCGGGTCGTCGTCCGTAACGGACAGTAACGGCATGGCCACGGGAGCACTCGCGCTCGTAGTGTCCAGCCCTTTGCCCAGCGGTAACGCctcaacaaccaccaccaccaccaccaacgtcgTAATGGCGATGAACAACACAACAGTGCCATCTTCCTCACAGTCGTCGCTGGCGACGGGCGCAGCGCCACCTAGCggcatggtggtggtgacggAACGTAACGGCAcgcccaccgccaccaccagccccaccaccaccgccagtaCCGCTCTTCCGCCGTCCGGCTCCAAGCTGGTCCTGGTGCACCACCAGGGACGCGTCGTTGGCGAGGATTATATAAGTAAGTGTACTCCTTGCGTGTGTGGCATGTCCCGGTGCCTGCTTTTCAGCTTCTGTTTTCCCCTCGCTCTCACTCGCTCTCTCTCCGTCACCGCTCTGTTCCTCTTACTATCTCTTCGCTCTCTGTCCACGAGTAGATCGTTTTTGTGTTGCAACACTCCCAGGACGATTCTTACTAGACGCACTTTTGACAATACGAGAACTGTTCAGGTTTTTGAAGCAACAGAATTTGAATGTCCTGAGGCCTTGGGACGATTTATGTACAGGGCACAAGTACCTTCATAGTACAAACAATTGATGCTTGTATCCTTTCTCTCAATTGGAGTCAAAACGATCGCAGTGTTAATgagttgtgtttcttttttatttaagcaTGACATCAGCTACTATCCTGCATTTCTATTCCTACAGCACCGTACCTTCTTTTTCAGCCCGTTTGtccatttgttttcgcttCGTTTTTGCGTTTTGTGCTGAAAATACGTGTGAGGGCTTCGAAACGTACGATGATTGAGTGAAATCTGAACGCTGTGCAAATGCACTGCAAATTGTGCCTTGAAAAAGGACGACAATGAATATGGCTGGTTATTCTGTGTGTACCAAGCCACTGTCATCTGTGTTTAGAAAAATCCTGGTTCTGCTATCAGTAGTGAGTAGTTTTCCGAGTTTCTCCTTTTTGGGTTTGGCTTCGGGTGAGGATAGGATACACTCCCTGTGCACATCCTTGTATGATACTGCTTGAGTTTCAGTTCCGTTTCAAACTCATACACATCTACACACCcaccctcacacacacacacactctctcgcACTACCGGCAAACCAGCGTCACTAAACtccgatttcttttttttctattttcgtttccgttctctctctctctctctctctctctctccctctcgtcGCAGCTACGGCAGGAGAAGCGATCAACGGCGTCGGCAACATTGTGCTGCTGGCGACGGAACAGATGGACCTGGCCGAGCATGACATTATCAACAATAATGTCATCATAAGCACCAGCAATGCATCCGCCTCGTCCACCTCGTCCTCCCCTTCCGCCACcacggcggtggcggcggtcgGTGGTAGTGGTTCGCGGATCGTCAGTGGTGGTCTAGTGGTTTCTCCGCACCCGTACCACCACCTTCatcccaaccaccaccacccacacCCCCTCCACCATCCGCCGCACCATCacccgccgccgccaccaccgcatCACGGAAGTGCGATCGCGAATGGGGCGGCGGGGGGAGTAACGCCCGGCAGTGGTGGTAGTGATGCTGTTGGAAGCGGATCGTCGGTGCCGGTGGCAACGGCGAATGGCGACGAGGAGCTCACCTCGCTGACCTGGCTGCAGGATAAGAATCTGCTCAAAGGTTAGTGTGTTTTCACACGCCTCCGATGTGCCTGAAATCCCGATTTCCCGCCGCGTCTAAGTCCTTCCCCCTTCCGCTGGGCCTATAATAATCGGGTCACGCTGCGTGGTTGGCGAACCGTAggagtgtgtgcgtgcgtcctcctttgaaggaaaaaaaatgcgaaaggAAACCGAGTGCCACCCGACGTGGCGTTGTTAGAGAAGCACCTAACAATTTTAGTCTGCGATCACAAGACGCGTGTATTTTGCACTTATGGTGACGATCGCAGCATGCCATTGGCTCTCGTTTGTATCCCAAACGCGACTTCGAAGTTACGTACGATAGATGAAACAATTAACAAGCGAGTGTACAAAGAGCTTCATCCCCATCTGGTACAATGAAATTGTGGTTGCAAGAGAAAGAGGCGGTCATAAagcgagagtgagagagacTAAGAGGGAAAACCTAGTAAACTTCTCAAGACAAAACCAATTCATCCATTACAGACGCGCACACACATTTGGGGGTAAGAGAGGAACTAACGCAAGTACACAGCAGGAAAGGAGAAGTGCAGCCAGAGAAACGGATTTCGGAATTTAGTTCAGGCCAACGATCGGTCGTTGTTTTGCGCGACTTCTCCTTggcatgtgtgtttgtgtacctGTTGTGGGctgttacctttttttctgtgtcgCTTTGCCAAAACTATGCTCGAACGTTAAATTTCTTTACGAATGCCTTGCACCTTCGATCGCCGAACCATCTGCACCTTTCTAACCTGCCACGAAAACGCCACCATCACCCATACCCCTTGGGGCAAAAGGGGGAAGTAAATCGACGTTTGATGAAGGCTTACTTAGCTTCTACTCGTCTTGTAGGGAGAGGGGTTGTATAGTTTTGGGTGTTGGCAGGTTTATTTCGGACACACGCGGAATGCGTCTTATGTATTTCGTGTTTCGTAGGTTGATAGGCTCCTATGAACAAACCCGGAGTCGTTTACGAGTGTATTGAACGATCGATAGATACTTCCTCTGGTGGACATACGATTTACGCTACCTGGAAGACACGCAAGCGGTAAAGTTCGcgatttaatagttttaataaacCACCGCCTTTTAACATTGTCACGAGCTTACTTCATCCACCGGCTAGGAAGACAAACTTGTCAAGCGTTTCTCAAACGGTTTCGGCTCAGTAGGCCAGTCAACCGACGTGTCTGTGAAGTGCATCGTGCTTAGGTCATCGACGCGTAGGAAAAACGGTTTAGCAGTGCCAGGCCATTGACTCTGGCGGTAAAATCGGCGTAgaccacaccaacacacacattttGGGCGCGGGGCGTCTTTATTTGGCACCAAACAACGGTGCACACGGTGACCCAGTCGTCGGCGGAACACACTCCCCCCgtgaggaaaaaggaaaaccctggCTTTAACCACCACCCAAGCAGTCTGCGTGTACTTTGTTACAATTTGGTACAATTTTCGGTAGTGTAAGAACGCAGATTTTCCACCGTCTATTATGATTTatccttttggtttttggtagCGAAAAGTTGCGTCGGGAAAACATTATTGCACGCGGAAGGCAACCGAGGAAAACAAGGGTGTATCGCGACGACGTTGATGAATGTTGGGTACCGGTGACGACGGTGGCCAGATGTGCCAGAATGTCAGCGAAAATGCGGATCCGTACGCGCGCGTACCGTTTGGTTACTTGCTGCCTCTCGGAATGCTGGGACGTTCTCGTGCCGCCGCTCTCTTGTTGTTGGTGTGCTATTTCTTGCACATTTTTGAGGTTGTTTAGTGTGTTGGGGTTGGTGACCGACGCGGCTGGGCGTGATGATAGTTTGAGGTGGTTTTATTTGTaggcgcaaaaaaaagggtgcGTTTAATTTAGTGGTTCACTGAAGCAAATTTTGTTCAAAGCGTATTTGTTGATGAACTCATCGGTAGGGAGTCGAATGGGCTCAGCACACCTTGTCGATCGATCGTGATGGGTCGCAGGATTCGAGTAAACAACCCCTTAGAATGTATAACTTTCTTTCGTAGCTAAGCGTGAATTCAGTCTAATAATCGATATGTTTACCTCTCCCAAACACACCAGGTATCAACCTATCCAAAGTGCCCGTTTCGTCACCGGATAGCCCACGGCAGGCGGGTAGTGGCCCGGCCAACCGAGTGACCGTTGGTGGTCACGCCTCCCCCACCAGTGACTTCGTGGAAGACTCATCCAGCATCTCCGCGGAGGAGAACGGTTCGTCGGCGAACAACTCCTCGTCGGAGCAGAGCACCAACGGTGGTTCTACGTACTCCACTGAAGTGGCGACCTTGCGGACCGGTACCCCTTCCCAGCAACACCACATATTCCAGCTCGGTGCTAGTACCGGCACCGGGACGCCCAAGACGATCACCGCCTTCAACGGTGATACCATCATTGAGTACCCGGTGATAGCGGtcaaccaccatcatcatctcgGCAGCAACGGCATCCAGCAGCAGGTCGTCATCGACGGTAGCAAGGCGATGAAAATGACGGTCATGACCGCGGCGCCTGTCACCCCGACATCGATCGTGGTAACCGGGAGCGGTAGTGTCGCCTCACCACTGGCCACCTCGAACGCGGGTGGCCCAGTAGCGTATGTTGTGTCCTCACCGGCGAGCACCTCGTCGGCGTCCGGCTGTGGCCAACCTATGGCAGCCTCCACGCCGGTCGCCAATGGTAATAACACCGTCAGCAACGGcaacagcaccaacaacaCTGGCACCAGTCACAACACCAGTACAACGCCCCACCAGCACTTCCACAAGAAGTATCTGcgcgaacagcagcagcagcaacagcaacagcagcagcaacagcagcaccaaccAAAGCAAGCAATCATCACGGGCTCGACGttgacggcgacgacgatggtTGGCAATGGCAACGGTACCAGCTACTTTGTCACCCCAATCAAGCAAGAGATGAAAAGGTAATGCAGTGTTAGTGAAGTTATCAAGTTCATATTGTTCCTAACGAGCTTTTCTTTCCGTGCCTTCCTTTGCAGTGCTATCAAGTATGAAGATGGAGCAGAGAGCGTAGGGACAGGGACAAGTGCCAACATCTTCCTGACCCCAATGAAACAGGAAGTGAAAAGGTATGGTTCATGATATTTAGTTATATTGACATTGTTGAATGCTAATGGGGTATGAACCTTCTTGTACCTTTGCAGTTCTATCAAGTATGAAGATGGAGAGAGTATGTTTCTAACTCCCTTGAAGCAAGAAACTAAAAGGTAATGTGCTGCTGGTTGTGGTTCATTGGTCACATAATTCTAAGGTGAATTCTAATGTTTCCCCTTTTTTGCGTTCCTGCAGTGAGCTGAAGTACGAGGATGGTAGTGATACAATCGATGACCGGAAGTATCTGCCACCGGCGGCTCCGGTAAAGATCGAGCGAGGCAGTAGCATGAGCTCACCAAACGTTAGCGGTGAGGAGtacggtggcggcggtggcggtggtggttccATCACCACCGTCTACAGTGGTCTCAACATGATCAAGCACTCACCGGCGTCTTCCCCGACGCACAACGGTTCGTTGGCGATGAACGGCCAGCAGAATCATTcgatccagcagcagcaccatcagccGCATCCGCCGTCTTCTCCGCACGGTGGCGGTGCGTCCGCTACCGTCAGCCCGTCGAAGCTGGCACCACCGAAGGCAAAGCATCCGACCAACGTGCCATATGATCCACACGTGCACGTGAACAATAAGCCTCCGTTTAGCTTCAGGTAAGCGTACACGTGTTATTGCGATCACCGATCCTCTTGTGCTTATATGTATCTCTTCCATTGCAGTTCTCTCATCTTCATGGCCATCGAAAACTCGCAGCAAAAGGCACTGCCGGTAAAGGAGATCTACGCGTGGATAGTGCACCAGTTTCCATACTTCAAGACAGCACCGACCGGTTGGAAGAACAGCGTGCGCCACAATCTGTCCCTCAACAAGTGTTTCCAGAAGGTGGAAAAGGCGGCGGTAAGTGTGTGAGAGCCAAGCAAGTTCGAGACGTATGTTTTACCCTCTTGTATCCACACAGAATCTCGGTAAAGGCTCGCTGTGGATGGTGGAACCGCAATACAGGCCGAACCTTATTCAGGCCTTGTCACGCTCGCCATTTCACGCCGGTTCCGGTATCGATAAGGCCACGTACAAGAgcatgcagcagcagcgctcTACTAATGCGAGCCCCACGGGCAACGGATCGCACTATTCCAAGGTGAGAAGAACGAGCACCATTCGCTGGAAGAAGGGGAGAGCGTCGtcacatt from Anopheles coustani chromosome 3, idAnoCousDA_361_x.2, whole genome shotgun sequence harbors:
- the LOC131258460 gene encoding serine-rich adhesin for platelets-like, which produces MFPDNRTHSPDDDTSNSSSSSNDAVGDHHHHHQHHHHHHHHHLIAHESVDEADLIEEDTGPGSNGGAGGITIVGGHVTVETSSPLGSPVARDSEELLIDGEGDESSTQSCGSSFRDGGSSPRRELGEGYVSNSSNGGSGNRGTPHGSSMVLSTIPLEVANNNHQQQQQLILQPNSATNILQHHHQQLHGTNLSLNNNNTSFKNHNSSSVATIGTGGSVKNVLISSSNSNNSNSTSGNHHHQLLHQQHHHPQQQQHHTYTFHIANHTAAVVSSNGAGTTTNGGGSSNHYHQTVAPATANNSGAPSAAAAAAVVSSSASTGSSSVTDSNGMATGALALVVSSPLPSGNASTTTTTTTNVVMAMNNTTVPSSSQSSLATGAAPPSGMVVVTERNGTPTATTSPTTTASTALPPSGSKLVLVHHQGRVVGEDYITTAGEAINGVGNIVLLATEQMDLAEHDIINNNVIISTSNASASSTSSSPSATTAVAAVGGSGSGSSVPVATANGDEELTSLTWLQDKNLLKGINLSKVPVSSPDSPRQAGSGPANRVTVGGHASPTSDFVEDSSSISAEENGSSANNSSSEQSTNGGSTYSTEVATLRTGTPSQQHHIFQLGASTGTGTPKTITAFNGDTIIEYPVIAVNHHHHLGSNGIQQQVVIDGSKAMKMTVMTAAPVTPTSIVVTGSGSVASPLATSNAGGPVAYVVSSPASTSSASGCGQPMAASTPVANGNNTVSNGNSTNNTGTSHNTSTTPHQHFHKKYLREQQQQQQQQQQQQQHQPKQAIITGSTLTATTMVGNGNGTSYFVTPIKQEMKSAIKYEDGAESVGTGTSANIFLTPMKQEVKSELKYEDGSDTIDDRKYLPPAAPVKIERGSSMSSPNVSGEEYGGGGGGGGSITTVYSGLNMIKHSPASSPTHNGSLAMNGQQNHSIQQQHHQPHPPSSPHGGGASATVSPSKLAPPKAKHPTNVPYDPHVHVNNKPPFSFSSLIFMAIENSQQKALPVKEIYAWIVHQFPYFKTAPTGWKNSVRHNLSLNKCFQKVEKAANLGKGSLWMVEPQYRPNLIQALSRSPFHAGSGIDKATYKSMQQQRSTNASPTGNGSHYSKQDNFPQLASRLAPADAQNGLLHHDDLDDVSRSSTPIDYDGGGSRDSPAVIGGSTGHPQHHQPQQQHHSNHYQQQHQPAPPAHLTAGGHQQPSLITFHHSRLGSPELQQQQQQNGNNAYLATEGAGPATLSLVQCPSGLVYMNGIGTVTNLSKEMVGGREWTAETIEDVNAATAMLALKHGPKIFTETTFRNGHPPIITTSPSEDHTYSAGGGAAGVGSDQPLATISANGSPMVSSCCSSSDERYEHSRTSHLHHHAPNSTTHPVHHLPAHHQLPLHANHQHMDTISNGTSSDAAYESSEESHPHHASSAEDMEERRRQEGVYALLNLSQMAYSSSPSSSMSSSTSTLSSPASSTGSLKRAAPTDSYAPTSSSYRVQTASPDRTGRTTSPQLLPHHHHHLHHHHHLSHMQPQQQHHHHHHSQPANGGDVGTNGGTTTGNMLQTMGIASYYGSSGASSNSSDLNRHYASPPPSKKTKPRSSLKKLRKKSFGR